The following are encoded in a window of Limibacter armeniacum genomic DNA:
- a CDS encoding 2-oxoglutarate dehydrogenase E1 component has product MDKYSYIANAHGAYLDQMYESYKADPNSVDESWQRFFEGFEFSLQKYGEEVLDGKAPATTTSVSREVLEKEIAVRKLIDGYRQRGHLQSLTNPVRQRKDRKALLELKDYGLSEKDLDTVFSAGEEVGMGPSKLRDILSMLKQVYEGHIGFEYTAIREPEVLEWFKHKVEHEYPSFQFSTDQKRRILEKLNEAVVFENFLHTKFIGQKRFSLEGGESTIPALDNILTKAAELGVEEVVVGMAHRGRLNVLTNVMGKTYAEVFNEFEGQAVPDETMGDGDVKYHLGFSSQVTTAQGKSVRLNLVPNPSHLEAVDPVVVGNVRAKVDSLYGNDYSRIMPILIHGDAALAGQGVVYETVQMSALNGYDVGGTIHFVINNQVGFTTDFEDARSSIYSTDVSQLIESPVLHVNGDDPEAVAYAVRLAVEFRQRYHRDVFIDMVCYRRHGHNESDEPKFTQPKLYNIISKHANPRELYNKQLLSRGDVDAELAKQMDEQFRHLLQDRLNEVRQNPLPYRPQELEIQWKQLRFSTPEDFDESPKTGISDTAFDAVGHALTSMPEGFKPLRQIEKLIAERKDMFFEKKELNWAAAELLAYGSLLLDGKTVRMTGQDVQRGTFSHRHAVLNDAETNEKYHSLNHISKLQSEMSIYNSLLSEYAVLGFEYGYSLANPNALVIWEAQFGDFANGAQTMIDQFITSAESKWNRMSGLVMLLPHGYEGQGPEHSNARPERYLQLAAQDNIVVANFTTPANLFHALRRQLTWEFRKPLIVMTPKSMLRHPRVVSPMEDFVSGKFQEVYDDQTVKPRSKGKVKRVLLCTGKIYYDLLEYKENEKRDDVAIVRVEQLHPFPQKQLDAILDSYKNMETLMWVQEEPANMGYWTYLLRAYRNEERLYQLKLVSRKPSASPATGFPKIHKAEQDRIVNVAFNKEEN; this is encoded by the coding sequence ATGGACAAATACTCATATATAGCCAATGCGCACGGGGCTTACTTGGATCAGATGTACGAATCGTACAAAGCAGATCCAAACTCAGTAGATGAATCGTGGCAACGATTCTTTGAGGGGTTTGAATTCTCTTTGCAGAAGTACGGAGAAGAAGTGTTGGATGGAAAAGCACCTGCTACCACGACAAGTGTAAGCAGAGAAGTGCTGGAGAAAGAGATTGCAGTAAGAAAACTGATTGACGGCTACCGTCAGAGAGGTCACTTGCAGTCACTGACCAACCCTGTAAGACAAAGAAAAGACAGAAAGGCATTGCTGGAGCTGAAAGACTACGGCTTGAGCGAGAAGGATCTTGATACAGTATTTTCTGCTGGAGAAGAAGTAGGCATGGGCCCTTCTAAGCTTCGCGATATTTTGAGCATGTTGAAGCAAGTGTACGAAGGTCATATTGGATTTGAGTATACTGCTATCCGTGAGCCTGAAGTATTGGAGTGGTTCAAGCACAAAGTGGAGCATGAGTATCCTTCATTCCAGTTCTCAACTGATCAGAAGCGTAGAATTCTGGAAAAACTGAACGAGGCAGTTGTATTTGAAAACTTCCTGCATACGAAGTTTATCGGACAGAAGCGATTCTCACTGGAAGGTGGTGAGTCTACAATTCCTGCCTTGGACAATATCCTCACAAAAGCTGCAGAGTTGGGTGTTGAGGAAGTAGTAGTAGGTATGGCACACCGTGGTCGTTTGAACGTACTGACCAACGTGATGGGTAAGACTTACGCTGAGGTATTCAACGAGTTTGAAGGACAGGCTGTGCCTGATGAAACAATGGGAGATGGTGACGTAAAATACCACCTTGGATTCTCATCTCAGGTAACTACAGCACAAGGTAAATCAGTACGTCTGAACTTGGTGCCAAACCCATCTCACCTTGAGGCAGTTGATCCTGTAGTAGTTGGTAATGTTAGAGCAAAAGTAGATAGCCTTTACGGAAATGATTACTCTCGTATCATGCCAATCTTAATCCACGGTGATGCAGCTTTGGCTGGTCAAGGTGTGGTATATGAGACAGTACAGATGTCTGCACTGAATGGTTATGATGTAGGAGGTACTATTCACTTCGTAATCAATAACCAAGTTGGTTTTACGACCGACTTTGAGGACGCTCGTTCAAGTATTTACTCTACAGACGTATCTCAGTTGATCGAATCACCTGTATTGCATGTAAACGGTGATGATCCTGAAGCTGTAGCTTACGCAGTTAGATTGGCGGTAGAGTTCCGTCAGCGTTACCACCGTGATGTTTTCATCGATATGGTATGTTACCGTCGTCACGGACACAATGAGAGTGATGAGCCGAAGTTTACACAACCGAAGCTTTACAATATAATTTCAAAGCATGCCAACCCAAGAGAGCTTTACAACAAGCAATTGCTTTCTAGAGGTGATGTGGACGCTGAGCTTGCTAAGCAGATGGATGAGCAATTCCGCCACCTGTTGCAAGACCGTCTGAATGAAGTGCGTCAAAACCCACTTCCATACAGACCACAAGAATTGGAAATCCAGTGGAAACAACTGAGGTTCTCTACTCCTGAAGACTTTGATGAGTCTCCTAAGACAGGAATCTCTGATACTGCATTTGATGCAGTTGGACATGCACTGACATCCATGCCTGAAGGCTTCAAGCCTCTAAGACAGATCGAAAAGCTGATCGCTGAGCGTAAGGATATGTTCTTTGAGAAGAAAGAACTTAACTGGGCTGCTGCAGAGCTTTTGGCTTATGGTTCATTGTTGTTGGATGGCAAGACTGTTCGTATGACAGGTCAGGACGTACAGCGTGGTACATTCTCTCACCGTCATGCAGTATTGAATGATGCTGAGACAAACGAGAAATACCACAGCCTGAACCACATCAGCAAGTTGCAGTCAGAGATGAGTATCTACAACTCATTGCTGTCAGAGTATGCGGTATTGGGTTTTGAATATGGTTATTCATTGGCTAACCCGAATGCATTGGTGATCTGGGAAGCACAGTTTGGTGACTTTGCCAACGGTGCTCAAACAATGATCGACCAGTTTATCACAAGTGCTGAGTCTAAGTGGAACAGAATGAGTGGCCTGGTAATGCTGTTACCTCATGGTTATGAAGGTCAAGGACCTGAGCACTCAAATGCTAGACCTGAGCGTTACTTGCAGTTGGCTGCACAAGACAATATCGTGGTAGCGAATTTCACAACTCCTGCCAACTTGTTCCATGCATTGCGTCGTCAGTTGACTTGGGAATTCCGTAAGCCACTGATCGTTATGACTCCTAAGTCTATGCTTCGTCATCCAAGGGTAGTATCACCAATGGAAGACTTTGTATCAGGAAAATTCCAGGAGGTTTATGATGACCAGACTGTAAAACCAAGAAGCAAAGGCAAGGTGAAACGCGTGCTGCTTTGTACTGGTAAGATCTATTATGACTTGTTGGAGTACAAGGAGAATGAGAAGAGAGATGATGTTGCCATTGTAAGGGTAGAGCAGCTGCACCCATTCCCGCAGAAACAGCTTGATGCTATTCTGGATA
- the trxA gene encoding thioredoxin, with product MEHLTLNSFKEKVFDFEQNKDWSFKGDKPAIIDFYADWCGPCKMMEPVLEEIAEKYKGKVDIYKVDTEAEQELSAMFGIRSIPSLLFIPQEEKPQMANGALPLHTLEKAIGEVLKVEL from the coding sequence ATGGAACATCTGACGCTGAACTCATTTAAAGAGAAAGTATTTGACTTTGAGCAAAACAAGGATTGGTCCTTCAAAGGAGATAAACCCGCAATCATTGATTTTTATGCAGATTGGTGTGGACCTTGTAAAATGATGGAACCTGTGCTTGAGGAAATTGCTGAAAAGTATAAAGGCAAAGTTGACATTTATAAAGTTGATACCGAGGCAGAACAGGAACTTTCGGCTATGTTTGGAATTAGGAGTATTCCGTCATTATTGTTTATTCCACAAGAGGAAAAACCTCAAATGGCGAACGGTGCTTTACCGCTTCATACATTGGAAAAAGCTATTGGAGAGGTGCTGAAAGTTGAGCTGTAA
- a CDS encoding YtxH domain-containing protein yields MRNNTLFTFLGGIAVGALAGLLLAPDTGENMQRKLTDEAKRLQGDLNSQWATGREKFESYKTKLKKKQDDLGDAISDATKGSIGDA; encoded by the coding sequence ATGAGAAATAACACGCTTTTTACATTCTTGGGAGGTATTGCAGTTGGTGCATTGGCAGGGTTGTTACTGGCACCTGATACAGGAGAAAATATGCAGCGAAAGTTGACAGATGAAGCCAAAAGGCTTCAAGGAGACTTGAACTCTCAGTGGGCAACAGGAAGAGAAAAGTTTGAATCCTACAAGACCAAACTTAAGAAGAAGCAGGACGATCTGGGTGATGCCATTTCTGATGCAACCAAAGGATCAATTGGTGATGCATAA
- a CDS encoding RNA polymerase sigma factor — translation MKRVLLHDFRVIEGVKKGEDRILSRLYRDYYTPVRWMVKRNGGSEEDAATLWAEVVLEAYSQIRFQEEALKGEKLNAWLYSLGCDLWGEIKDGFDHYLPLVAVQVTSQGKNEKLHHALQAFESLESDTQELLTLIYWNRIGEEAAVRRFGVATAEASAYHQRALRNFKAAVQSEEVLPVLQSVLMYKGIESVRERLKDFELPMEEEPLSFEEQKKLNLTKDITPVLFEKKSSLWERMKQKLFKKE, via the coding sequence ATGAAAAGAGTTCTGTTGCATGACTTTCGTGTAATTGAAGGTGTTAAGAAGGGAGAAGACCGTATTTTGAGCAGACTTTATAGGGATTACTATACACCTGTTAGGTGGATGGTAAAAAGGAATGGAGGCTCAGAGGAGGACGCCGCAACCCTATGGGCAGAAGTGGTATTGGAAGCTTACAGTCAGATAAGGTTTCAGGAGGAAGCACTGAAGGGAGAGAAGCTAAATGCTTGGCTATATTCATTGGGATGTGATTTATGGGGAGAGATTAAGGATGGTTTTGACCACTACTTGCCATTGGTGGCTGTTCAAGTAACTTCTCAGGGTAAAAATGAAAAGCTGCACCATGCACTTCAAGCTTTTGAGAGCCTGGAGTCCGATACACAAGAGCTTCTGACACTGATTTATTGGAACCGTATAGGTGAAGAGGCTGCGGTACGTCGGTTTGGAGTTGCTACAGCAGAGGCTTCTGCTTATCATCAACGTGCTTTGAGAAATTTTAAAGCTGCCGTACAATCCGAAGAGGTATTGCCAGTACTTCAAAGTGTGCTGATGTATAAAGGGATTGAATCGGTTAGGGAAAGACTGAAAGATTTTGAGTTACCGATGGAGGAGGAACCATTGAGTTTTGAGGAGCAGAAAAAATTGAATCTTACCAAAGATATTACGCCTGTTCTGTTTGAAAAGAAAAGCAGCTTGTGGGAACGAATGAAGCAGAAGTTGTTTAAAAAAGAGTAG
- a CDS encoding cellulose synthase family protein — protein sequence MEWVVLIFYLGVLSFIFCYSLGQLHLVMHYRKREKQNINQQVFETDSWPKVTVQLPIYNELYVVDRLIDKIVALDYPSAKLEIQVLDDSTDQTVERIAEKVNYYQKQGVDIQHIRRPERKGFKAGALDYGMKICKGEFLAIFDADFLPDRDFLKKMVPNFEEGVGVVQARWGHINRDYSLFTRLQAFGLDAHFTVEQGGRNAAHSFINFNGTAGVWRKTCIEDAGGWRPDTLTEDLDLSYRAQIKGWKFRFMEEIEAPAELPVTMEAIKSQQFRWNKGAAECARKHLLNVLRQRLPLSTKLHAVFHLLNSSVFIFLLLASLCSVPMLWVKAHDEEISKLFHIGNIFLIGFFSIAYFYWVSVKQMQQYNSEIDSNYYWKNFPVFLMISMGLSLHNSIAVLEGWFGFKSPFIRTPKFNVTVAGDNYTSNIYVKHRISPQTVIEGMLCLYFLFGIGLGVQLNDFGLVLFHSMLAFGFGSICWQSLKN from the coding sequence ATGGAATGGGTTGTATTGATTTTTTACTTGGGTGTATTGTCTTTCATTTTCTGTTACAGTTTGGGACAATTGCATCTGGTAATGCATTACAGAAAAAGGGAAAAACAAAATATAAACCAGCAAGTGTTTGAAACTGATAGCTGGCCAAAGGTAACGGTTCAGTTGCCAATCTATAATGAACTGTATGTGGTAGATCGTCTGATTGATAAGATAGTTGCATTGGATTATCCATCAGCGAAACTGGAAATTCAAGTTTTAGATGATTCGACAGACCAGACTGTTGAGCGGATTGCAGAAAAGGTAAACTACTACCAGAAGCAAGGGGTTGACATTCAGCATATCCGAAGACCTGAAAGAAAAGGCTTCAAGGCTGGAGCCCTTGATTATGGAATGAAAATCTGTAAGGGTGAGTTTTTAGCCATTTTTGATGCGGATTTCCTTCCTGACAGAGATTTCCTGAAAAAGATGGTTCCCAATTTTGAGGAAGGGGTAGGGGTTGTACAGGCTAGATGGGGACATATCAATAGGGACTATTCTCTTTTTACGAGATTACAGGCATTTGGCTTGGACGCACATTTTACGGTTGAGCAAGGTGGGAGAAATGCAGCACACAGCTTTATTAATTTTAATGGGACGGCAGGAGTATGGCGCAAAACCTGTATTGAAGATGCGGGAGGATGGCGACCGGATACACTTACTGAGGATCTTGATTTGAGTTATAGGGCGCAAATAAAAGGGTGGAAGTTTCGCTTCATGGAGGAAATAGAAGCACCTGCTGAGTTACCTGTCACGATGGAAGCTATCAAGTCTCAACAGTTCAGGTGGAACAAAGGAGCCGCAGAATGTGCCCGCAAACATTTGTTGAATGTATTGAGGCAAAGACTTCCACTATCAACCAAACTGCATGCAGTTTTTCATTTGTTGAATAGCTCAGTGTTTATCTTCCTACTGTTGGCATCACTGTGTAGTGTTCCTATGCTTTGGGTAAAGGCACATGACGAAGAGATTAGCAAGCTTTTTCATATAGGGAATATCTTCCTGATTGGATTCTTTTCCATTGCTTATTTCTATTGGGTATCTGTAAAGCAAATGCAGCAATATAACTCGGAGATAGACAGTAACTATTACTGGAAAAACTTCCCTGTATTCCTGATGATTTCAATGGGACTTTCATTGCATAACTCCATAGCCGTACTGGAAGGGTGGTTTGGGTTTAAGTCGCCATTTATCCGAACCCCTAAATTTAACGTAACAGTAGCAGGAGACAATTATACAAGCAATATATATGTCAAGCATCGCATCAGTCCACAAACGGTTATTGAAGGGATGCTATGCCTTTATTTCCTTTTTGGAATTGGTTTGGGTGTACAGTTGAATGACTTCGGACTGGTTTTGTTTCACAGTATGTTGGCATTTGGGTTTGGCAGTATTTGCTGGCAATCATTAAAAAACTAG
- a CDS encoding glycosyltransferase family 2 protein — protein sequence MKKPIIKVIIPAFNEENSVGKVVRDIPKEWVDEVVVVNNASTDQTEREAKLAGATVLTEKRQGYGYACLKGMDYIAQQPDELKPDIIVFLDADYSDYPEQLPEVVAPILKDNMDLVIGSRALGKRERGSMTPQQVFGNWLATTLLRVFYGVRFTDLGPFRAIAYPKLLALDMSDKTYGWTVEMQLKAAKQQMRCTEVPVDYRERIGFSKVSGTVKGTVMAGYKILWTIFKYL from the coding sequence ATGAAAAAACCGATTATAAAGGTGATAATACCTGCGTTTAACGAGGAGAATTCAGTGGGGAAAGTAGTGCGTGATATTCCTAAAGAGTGGGTCGATGAGGTAGTAGTAGTCAATAATGCGTCTACTGACCAAACAGAAAGAGAAGCAAAGCTAGCAGGAGCAACGGTTCTGACGGAGAAAAGACAGGGGTATGGTTATGCTTGCTTGAAAGGGATGGATTATATCGCTCAACAACCGGATGAGTTAAAGCCTGATATTATCGTCTTTCTGGATGCAGATTACTCGGATTACCCCGAGCAATTGCCTGAAGTGGTAGCACCTATTCTGAAAGACAACATGGATCTCGTGATTGGCTCTAGAGCATTAGGCAAGAGAGAGCGTGGCTCCATGACACCGCAACAGGTATTTGGGAACTGGTTGGCAACAACACTGCTTAGGGTCTTTTATGGAGTTCGGTTTACGGACTTGGGTCCATTTAGGGCGATTGCTTACCCGAAACTATTGGCCTTGGACATGTCAGACAAGACTTATGGCTGGACAGTGGAAATGCAATTGAAAGCGGCAAAACAACAGATGAGATGTACGGAAGTACCTGTTGATTATCGGGAGAGGATAGGGTTTTCAAAGGTGTCTGGTACGGTAAAAGGTACTGTCATGGCTGGATACAAGATTCTTTGGACTATATTTAAGTACTTGTAA
- a CDS encoding B3/B4 domain-containing protein, with translation MIKTVISPTIKAACPNIKLGIITAEVQIEESSLALKQEIQQTTSLLSEITAEEVRNHPVIKASKSAYKSLGKDPNRYRLSAEALMRRMVKSQDLYLINNMVDIINLTSLRSGFSIGGYDLDMIKGEVELDHGKADVAYQAIGRGVLNIEFLPVLHDHEGAFGSPTSDSVRTSIGDGCQQVALFFFDFEPEGLLDDALSEITQLMTAFAGAKNIQQVII, from the coding sequence ATGATAAAAACAGTTATATCTCCAACTATCAAAGCTGCATGCCCCAATATCAAATTAGGTATCATTACAGCTGAAGTCCAAATTGAAGAAAGCTCTCTTGCTCTTAAGCAAGAAATTCAACAGACAACGTCTCTACTTAGTGAAATCACAGCCGAGGAAGTTCGCAACCATCCTGTTATAAAGGCCAGCAAGAGTGCTTACAAGAGTCTTGGAAAAGACCCTAACCGCTACCGCCTTTCTGCTGAAGCACTCATGAGGCGAATGGTAAAAAGTCAAGACTTGTACCTGATCAATAATATGGTAGACATCATCAACTTGACTTCCCTCAGAAGTGGTTTCTCTATTGGAGGGTATGACCTTGATATGATAAAAGGAGAAGTTGAGCTTGATCATGGAAAGGCTGATGTAGCATATCAAGCTATAGGCAGAGGAGTATTGAATATTGAGTTCCTTCCAGTTTTACATGATCATGAAGGGGCTTTTGGCTCTCCAACAAGTGATTCTGTCAGGACAAGTATTGGAGATGGTTGCCAACAAGTTGCCTTATTCTTTTTTGACTTTGAACCTGAAGGTCTGCTTGACGATGCTTTGTCTGAAATCACTCAGTTAATGACAGCATTCGCTGGAGCAAAAAACATCCAGCAGGTGATCATTTAA
- a CDS encoding amidophosphoribosyltransferase: MSDFIKHECGIALVRLRKPLSYYIDKYKTPAYGISKMYLLMEKQHNRGQDGVGFATVKMGMKPGSPFIDRVRSVDQQPIMDVFKKVGKKLNKISNDPDKYLNASYLRKNVPFVGDVYMGHLRYGTHGKNSIDTCHPFMRRNNWRSRQLVMAGNFNMTNVEELFDKLVELGQHPKEKVDTVTVMEKIGHFLDLEVQSLFDAYKAEGFTNQEISEKIEDSLDLQKVLARACKDFDGGYAMMGMTGYGASFVARDINGIRPAYYYADDEVVVVASEKPAIKTAFNTAYDKIHEIKPGHTLIIDKDGSYREVPYLDAAEKKSCSFERIYFSRGSDPAIYQERKKLGELLIPTILEKIDYDLENTVFSYIPNTAETSFLGMIEGLDKYLVEKRKEAIVKGVKGEELDKLLSLRPRVEKMVIKDAKARTFIADDNMRNDMVAHVYDTTYEVIKKGVDTLVVIDDSIVRGTTLEKSIINMLDRLEPKKIIIVSSAPQIRFPDCYGINMSRMSEFVAFRAVMNLLQRNGMTDMIDEIYYRCKRELRKGPDEEIFNNAKKIYEPFTDEQISNEIANIVKQDHIKADIEIVYQTVDGLHEACPEHLGDWYFTGDFPTRGGMLVANRSFVNFMEGKKNRAY; encoded by the coding sequence ATGAGCGATTTCATCAAACACGAGTGTGGTATTGCGTTGGTAAGGTTGCGCAAGCCACTTTCTTACTATATCGATAAGTACAAGACACCAGCTTATGGTATCAGCAAGATGTATTTGCTGATGGAGAAACAGCATAACCGTGGACAGGACGGGGTAGGTTTCGCAACAGTGAAGATGGGCATGAAGCCAGGGTCGCCTTTTATCGACAGGGTTCGATCAGTGGACCAGCAGCCGATCATGGACGTTTTCAAGAAAGTAGGCAAGAAACTGAACAAGATCAGTAATGATCCTGATAAATATTTGAATGCTAGCTATCTGAGAAAGAATGTTCCATTTGTGGGCGATGTTTACATGGGCCACCTGCGTTACGGAACACACGGAAAGAATAGTATTGATACGTGTCACCCATTTATGCGTCGCAACAACTGGAGAAGCCGCCAGTTGGTGATGGCGGGTAACTTCAACATGACCAACGTGGAGGAGCTTTTTGACAAGCTTGTAGAACTAGGTCAGCACCCGAAGGAAAAGGTTGACACCGTAACGGTAATGGAAAAAATCGGTCATTTCCTAGACCTTGAGGTACAAAGCCTGTTTGATGCTTACAAGGCGGAAGGGTTTACCAATCAGGAGATTTCTGAGAAGATTGAGGATTCACTGGATCTTCAGAAAGTGTTGGCTAGAGCCTGTAAGGATTTTGACGGTGGTTATGCCATGATGGGTATGACGGGTTACGGTGCTTCATTTGTGGCACGTGACATTAACGGTATCAGACCAGCTTATTACTACGCAGACGATGAGGTAGTAGTGGTAGCATCTGAAAAGCCAGCCATCAAGACCGCTTTCAACACGGCTTATGACAAGATCCATGAGATCAAGCCAGGTCATACACTGATTATTGACAAGGACGGCTCTTACCGTGAAGTACCATACCTGGACGCTGCTGAGAAAAAGTCATGTAGCTTTGAGCGTATCTACTTCTCAAGAGGTTCAGACCCTGCAATCTATCAGGAGCGTAAGAAACTAGGTGAGTTGTTGATTCCTACTATTCTGGAAAAGATCGACTACGATTTAGAGAATACAGTATTCTCATATATCCCTAATACAGCCGAGACTTCATTCCTTGGAATGATTGAAGGTTTGGATAAGTACCTTGTTGAGAAGCGTAAAGAAGCCATTGTCAAAGGAGTCAAAGGCGAAGAGCTTGACAAGCTGCTTTCTCTCAGACCTAGGGTTGAGAAAATGGTTATCAAGGATGCGAAAGCACGTACCTTCATTGCGGATGACAACATGCGTAATGACATGGTAGCACACGTATATGATACCACTTATGAGGTAATCAAGAAAGGTGTAGATACCTTGGTCGTGATTGATGACTCTATCGTAAGAGGAACAACCTTGGAGAAGAGTATCATCAACATGCTGGACAGACTGGAGCCGAAGAAAATTATCATTGTTTCTTCAGCGCCACAAATCCGATTCCCTGACTGTTATGGTATCAACATGTCACGTATGAGTGAGTTTGTAGCATTCCGTGCTGTAATGAACCTGCTTCAGCGTAATGGCATGACGGATATGATTGACGAGATCTATTACCGTTGTAAGCGTGAGCTTCGCAAAGGTCCAGACGAGGAAATCTTCAACAATGCGAAGAAAATCTATGAGCCATTTACAGATGAGCAAATCTCAAATGAGATCGCCAATATTGTAAAACAGGATCATATTAAGGCAGATATTGAGATAGTTTACCAAACAGTAGACGGACTTCATGAGGCTTGTCCTGAACATTTGGGTGACTGGTACTTTACTGGTGACTTCCCAACAAGAGGAGGTATGCTGGTAGCGAACCGTTCGTTTGTCAACTTTATGGAAGGAAAGAAAAACAGAGCTTACTAA
- a CDS encoding efflux RND transporter periplasmic adaptor subunit, with protein MKTRQIIIIVLIIAVSASLFYFLSSLKEEPKQVKQIQATKYVKTASVDYTEVNTEIVAYGRVESTMPLDIISEVQGKMLPGSIRLKEGERFQKGQVLFRIDATEAYYKLQADRASFLKDVASVLPTFKIDFPDSFQQWQTFFEQINVAKALPKLPEVTSAKEKTFLATRNIFSNYYRIKSGEVNLSKYTYYAPFSGSITEVNLHTGSFVNPGGRIGKIIQANSLELNIALDPRDVQWVKRGTEVNIDTENGDQRWTGEVTRISDVLNKNTQSLDVYVHISPSKDFKVYDGMYLRATISGVKIKDAMTFPRNALVDDKMVYIVEDSILKVKDVKVHKITKETAIISGVEEGKDVVTEPLINAYEDMKVKKLDEEKDQSNNTVTNVKDKKKQNLSSI; from the coding sequence ATGAAAACCCGTCAGATCATTATTATTGTTCTCATCATCGCTGTTTCAGCTAGCTTATTTTACTTTTTAAGTTCACTGAAAGAAGAACCTAAGCAGGTCAAGCAGATTCAGGCTACAAAATATGTCAAAACCGCCTCTGTAGATTACACTGAAGTAAACACCGAAATTGTTGCTTACGGTCGTGTGGAATCTACTATGCCTCTTGATATCATTTCTGAAGTTCAAGGCAAGATGCTACCTGGAAGTATCCGACTGAAAGAAGGTGAGCGCTTCCAAAAAGGTCAAGTGCTATTCAGAATCGATGCTACTGAAGCTTACTACAAGCTGCAAGCAGATCGTGCAAGCTTTCTGAAAGATGTAGCCAGTGTGTTACCAACCTTCAAAATCGATTTCCCTGACAGTTTCCAGCAATGGCAGACATTCTTCGAGCAGATCAATGTTGCAAAAGCATTGCCCAAACTGCCAGAAGTCACTTCAGCTAAGGAGAAGACATTCCTTGCCACAAGAAATATTTTCTCTAATTACTACCGCATCAAAAGTGGTGAAGTAAACCTTTCGAAATACACCTACTATGCCCCTTTCAGTGGTTCCATTACAGAGGTAAACCTACACACAGGCTCTTTTGTAAATCCAGGTGGGCGTATTGGCAAGATCATTCAGGCAAACTCCTTAGAACTGAATATTGCTTTAGACCCAAGAGACGTACAGTGGGTTAAAAGAGGTACAGAAGTAAATATTGATACTGAAAATGGAGATCAGCGCTGGACAGGTGAAGTAACCCGCATCTCGGATGTACTCAACAAAAACACCCAGTCTTTGGACGTTTATGTACACATCAGCCCAAGTAAGGACTTCAAAGTATATGATGGTATGTATTTGCGTGCTACTATTTCTGGTGTAAAAATCAAGGATGCGATGACATTCCCTAGAAACGCTTTGGTAGATGACAAGATGGTATACATCGTAGAAGACAGCATCTTGAAGGTAAAGGATGTCAAAGTACATAAGATCACCAAAGAGACTGCCATCATTTCTGGTGTTGAAGAAGGGAAAGATGTTGTGACCGAACCACTGATCAATGCTTACGAAGACATGAAAGTCAAGAAGCTTGATGAAGAAAAAGACCAGTCAAACAACACGGTTACTAATGTAAAGGATAAGAAAAAGCAGAACCTTTCAAGTATCTAA